Proteins from a genomic interval of Lycium ferocissimum isolate CSIRO_LF1 chromosome 2, AGI_CSIRO_Lferr_CH_V1, whole genome shotgun sequence:
- the LOC132046479 gene encoding uncharacterized protein LOC132046479 gives MSSSSSTLTPMQRYAAGALFGLALHQAQTHQTCPLGFPSDEDDHRISNSSSSDSVSEGPQLWVHQSSDLLRPVFKFLEIDRKAWTGLEETAGSSSPKHHVGALLRSLSVSEEGADTSSEAAEKEHDLASAIDAMASSMERTSDNVSRQEKRREYEHKCREKLSVADTQSTSEVENTTNVENYREKSKKPSSIEQAHLESVSGFDEKPVEEASTLEYSRKVTVLYQLFSACLAQSPEESKKYTRRRKGYDARHRVALRLLATWFDIKWLKVEAIETAVACSAMALKEEELKEQSQSPKSKWAKWKRRGIIGAAAVTGGTLLAVTGGLAAPAIAAGFGALAPTLGTLVPVIGASGFAAVATAAGSVAGSVAVAASFGAAGAGLTGTKMARRTGDVDEFEFKAIGENHNQGRLAVEVLISGLVFREEDFVRPWEGQHDNSERYVLQWESKNLIAVSTAIQDWLTSRLAMELMKRGAMMTVLKTLLTALALPATLLAMTDFIDSKWAIAVDRSDKAGKLLAEVLQKGLQGHRPVTLVGFSLGARVIFKCLQILAESENNSGLVERVVLLGAPIAIKNMNWEAARKVVAGRFVNAYATNDWMLGIAFRASLLTRGLAGIQPVDVPGIENVDVTELVDGHSSYLWATQKILDLLELDAYYPVVLGRVAL, from the exons ATGTCGTCGTCGTCATCGACATTGACGCCAATGCAAAGGTACGCAGCCGGAGCTTTATTCGGGCTGGCCCTACATCAGGCCCAAACCCATCAGACTTGTCCATTGGGCTTTCCCTCCGATGAGGATGACCACCGTATCAGCAATAGCAGCAGCAGTGATTCCGTCTCTGAGGGCCCACAACTTTGGGTCCACCAATCATCTGACCTCCTCCGTCCAGTTTTCAA ATTTCTAGAGATTGATAGAAAAGCATGGACTGGACTAGAGGAAACTGCTGGGTCTTCATCACCAAAGCATCACGTTGGAGCG TTGCTAAGGTCGCTATCTGTATCTGAAGAAGGTGCTGATACTTCTTCAGAAGCAGCAGAGAAGGAACATGATCTTGCAAGCGCCATTGATGCTATGGCATCAAGCATGGAGAGAACTTCCGATAATGTGTCCAGGCAGGAGAAGCGGCGTGAATATGAGCATAAATGTAGGGAGAAATTATCCGTTGCTGATACACAATCTACGTCCGAAGTGGAAAATACTACAAATGTTGAAAATTACCGAGAGAAAAGCAAGAAACCATCTAGCATTGAGCAGGCCCATTTAGAGTCAGTTAGTGGATTTGATGAAAAACCAGTGGAGGAGGCATCGACGCTTGAATACTCTAGGAAAGTTACTGTTCTTTATCAACTTTTCTCAGCCTGTCTTGCACAATCACCTGAAGAGAGTAAAAAATATACACGAAGAAGGAAGGGTTATGATGCACGACATCGTGTGGCTTTGCGATTACTAGCTACATGGTTTGATATCAAATGGCTCAAAGTG GAAGCCATTGAAACCGCGGTTGCTTGTTCTGCAATGGCTctgaaagaagaagaattaaAGGAACAAAGCCAATCTCCTAAAAGCAAATGGGCTAAGTGGAAACGAAGAGGTATAATAGGCGCAGCTGCAGTAACTGGAGGAACCTTGTTGGCAGTTACTGGTG GCTTAGCTGCTCCGGCAATAGCTGCAGGCTTTGGTGCTTTGGCCCCTACTTTGGGAACTCTTGTTCCCGTGATCGGAGCAAGTGGGTTTGCTGCTGTTGCTACTGCTGCAGGAAGTGTTGCAGGGTCTGTTGCAGTAGCAGCATCCTTTGGAG CTGCTGGAGCTGGACTTACAGGAACTAAAATGGCTAGGAGAACAGGagatgttgatgaatttgagtTCAAGGCTATAGGAGAAAACCATAACCAGGGC CGGCTGGCAGTTGAGGTTTTGATCTCAGGACTTGTTTTTAGGGAGGAAGATTTTGTAAGACCTTGGGAAGGACAACATGATAACTCTGAGAG ATATGTGTTGCAGTGGGAGTCAAAGAATCTTATTGCTGTTAGCACTGCAATTCAGGACTGGTTGACGTCAA GACTTGCAATGGAGTTGATGAAGCGAGGCGCTATGATGACTGTTTTAAAAACTCTTTTGACAGCATTGGCTTTGCCAGCAACATTGCTCGCAATGACTGATTTTATTGACAGCAAATGGGCAATTGCTGTGGACAG ATCGGATAAGGCAGGAAAACTTCTGGCAGAAGTGTTACAGAAAGGATTACAAGGACATAG GCCTGTGACACTTGTAGGGTTTTCACTTGGAGCAAGAGTTATCTTTAAGTGTCTTCAGATTCTGGCTGAGAGTGAAAATAATT CTGGGCTTGTGGAAAGAGTTGTTCTTCTTGGGGCACCCATTGCAATTAAAAACATGAACTGGGAAGCAGCTAGAAAG GTAGTGGCTGGTCGATTTGTGAATGCTTACGCTACAAATGATTGGATGCTAGGGATTGCCTTCCGTGCCAG TCTCCTTACTCGAGGCTTGGCTGGAATTCAACCAGTTGATGTTCCTGGTATTGAGAAT GTTGATGTGACTGAACTCGTCGATGGTCATTCCTCCTATTTATGGGCTACCCAAAAGATTTTAGATCTACTTGAGCTTGATGCCTATTATCCGGTAGTTCTTGGTCGCGTAGCGTTGTAA